A DNA window from Streptococcus sp. LPB0220 contains the following coding sequences:
- a CDS encoding APC family permease, with amino-acid sequence MNLFRKKGLGQVHPGLNRHLRLWDLIILGIGAMVGTGIFTITGTAAANLAGPALIISIVIAAFCVGLSALFFAEFASRIPSTGGAYSYLYAIFGEFPAWIAGWLTVMEFMTAVSGVASGWAAYFKGLLANLGWSLPTALNGTFDPAKGTYVDLLPILVMVLVTALVLMNAKAVLRFNSLLVLLKFSALALFILVGIFHINPGNWANFAPYGFGEIYGGQTGIMSGASLMFFAFLGFESISMAVDEIKEPQKNVPRGIVLSLLITTVLYILVTLVLTGMVPFKNLNVEDAVAFALRQVGAGWAGNYVSLVAILTLITVCISMTFALSRMIYSLARDGLLPKAMKQLDPKTRIPKNATLVAGSMAAIAGGVFPLASIASFLNICTLAYLVMLAFALLKLRKEHGAPGPGEFKTPLVPVLPILSIVVCLSFMTQYSLSTWLAFGVALLIGVGIYFGYGYRHSEENQ; translated from the coding sequence ATGAATTTATTTCGAAAAAAGGGACTTGGGCAAGTACACCCGGGTCTAAATCGCCATTTACGTTTATGGGATTTGATTATTTTAGGAATTGGTGCCATGGTGGGGACAGGGATCTTCACGATTACAGGGACTGCAGCCGCGAATTTAGCTGGTCCAGCCTTGATCATTTCGATTGTGATTGCGGCTTTTTGCGTTGGCTTATCTGCCCTTTTCTTTGCTGAATTTGCGTCTCGCATCCCTTCAACCGGTGGAGCCTATAGTTACCTCTATGCTATCTTTGGAGAGTTTCCCGCCTGGATTGCAGGTTGGTTGACCGTGATGGAATTTATGACAGCCGTATCAGGGGTGGCTTCAGGTTGGGCTGCTTATTTCAAGGGTTTGTTGGCCAATCTTGGCTGGAGCCTGCCGACGGCTTTAAACGGGACTTTTGATCCAGCTAAGGGAACTTATGTGGATCTCTTGCCTATTTTGGTCATGGTCCTCGTCACTGCCTTAGTCCTTATGAATGCAAAAGCGGTCTTACGTTTTAATTCCTTGCTGGTCTTACTCAAGTTTTCAGCTCTTGCCTTGTTTATTCTTGTTGGGATTTTTCACATAAATCCTGGCAACTGGGCAAACTTTGCTCCTTATGGATTTGGCGAAATCTATGGTGGTCAAACAGGGATTATGTCTGGAGCTTCGCTCATGTTCTTTGCCTTTCTTGGTTTTGAGTCCATTTCAATGGCGGTCGACGAAATCAAGGAACCACAAAAGAACGTCCCTCGTGGGATTGTCCTCAGTCTTTTGATCACAACTGTTCTTTATATCTTGGTCACCCTGGTTTTGACTGGTATGGTTCCTTTTAAGAACTTAAATGTAGAAGACGCGGTTGCCTTTGCCCTTCGTCAGGTCGGAGCTGGTTGGGCTGGAAATTATGTATCCTTAGTGGCTATTTTGACCTTGATTACCGTCTGCATTTCCATGACCTTTGCCCTCTCACGGATGATATACAGTTTGGCGCGGGATGGTCTCCTGCCAAAAGCTATGAAACAACTCGATCCAAAAACTAGAATTCCCAAAAATGCAACACTAGTAGCTGGATCGATGGCTGCTATTGCTGGTGGAGTCTTTCCACTAGCCAGTATCGCTTCCTTCTTAAATATTTGTACCTTGGCTTACCTGGTTATGTTGGCCTTTGCCCTCTTGAAATTGCGCAAGGAACACGGGGCTCCTGGACCTGGTGAATTTAAAACACCCTTGGTTCCAGTCTTGCCAATCCTGTCGATTGTGGTCTGTCTGTCCTTTATGACCCAGTATTCCCTATCGACCTGGCTGGCCTTCGGAGTTGCTCTCTTGATCGGGGTCGGAATTTATTTCGGTTATGGCTATCGCCATTCAGAAGAAAATCAATAA
- a CDS encoding DUF2829 domain-containing protein, with translation MTFEEILPGLKAKKKYVRTGWGGAENYVQLFDTIEQNGVALEVTPYFLINVSGEGEGFSMWSPTPCDVLATDWVEVHD, from the coding sequence ATGACATTTGAAGAGATTTTACCAGGCTTAAAGGCTAAGAAAAAATATGTGCGAACAGGATGGGGTGGAGCAGAAAACTACGTCCAACTCTTTGATACCATTGAGCAAAATGGGGTGGCTCTGGAAGTGACGCCTTATTTCCTCATCAACGTCTCTGGTGAGGGTGAAGGTTTCTCCATGTGGAGTCCAACACCTTGTGATGTTTTAGCGACAGATTGGGTGGAAGTCCATGACTAA
- a CDS encoding 3-oxoacyl-ACP reductase yields MTKRVLITGVSSGIGLAQARLFLEKGYQVYGVDQGADPQLVGDFHFLQRDLTLDLTPIFDWCPEVDVLCNTAGVLDDYKPLLEQSAEEIQEIFEINYVTPVELTRYYLTQMLEKKQGIIINMCSIASSLAGGGGHAYTSSKHALAGFTKQLALDYAEAGIQVFGIAPGAVKTGMTAADFEPGGLADWVASETPIKRWIEPEEVAEVSLFLASGKASAMQGQILTIDGGWSLK; encoded by the coding sequence ATGACTAAAAGAGTCTTGATTACAGGCGTGAGTTCCGGGATTGGTCTGGCTCAAGCTCGCCTCTTTCTAGAGAAGGGCTACCAGGTCTATGGGGTGGACCAGGGAGCGGATCCCCAGTTAGTAGGTGATTTTCATTTCTTACAGCGGGACTTAACCCTAGATTTGACGCCAATTTTCGACTGGTGTCCTGAGGTCGATGTCTTGTGCAATACAGCTGGTGTTTTGGATGATTACAAACCGCTTCTGGAGCAAAGCGCTGAGGAGATTCAGGAGATCTTTGAGATCAATTATGTGACCCCGGTAGAGTTGACACGGTATTATCTGACTCAAATGTTGGAGAAGAAGCAAGGTATCATCATCAATATGTGCTCCATTGCTTCTAGCCTGGCAGGAGGAGGCGGCCACGCTTATACTTCCTCCAAGCATGCTCTAGCGGGCTTTACCAAGCAGTTGGCCCTGGATTATGCAGAAGCTGGTATTCAGGTCTTTGGGATTGCTCCTGGGGCTGTCAAAACAGGCATGACCGCAGCGGATTTTGAACCAGGTGGATTGGCTGACTGGGTAGCCAGTGAGACGCCGATCAAGCGCTGGATTGAGCCAGAGGAAGTAGCCGAAGTCAGCCTCTTTTTGGCTAGCGGTAAGGCGTCTGCTATGCAAGGGCAAATCCTGACCATTGATGGTGGTTGGAGTTTGAAGTAG
- a CDS encoding ABC transporter ATP-binding protein has translation MIKLVNVTKCFSDGSNVRYIFKNCNFEFKKGSTTAIIGRSGLGKTTLVKLILGITSLNEGDILVCGSSILDMKNLSKVRRRNIGCVFQNFNLISGFTVKENILLPRYFFENGENNINEICNTLGLSKEILSKSIDKISGGENQRVALARALINNPEILIADEPTGNLDADNEQNIIELLKRINEELGITIITVTHSDKVANSMQSICTVVDGKIEYVRR, from the coding sequence ATGATTAAATTAGTGAATGTTACTAAATGTTTTAGTGATGGATCGAATGTCAGATATATTTTCAAAAATTGTAATTTTGAATTTAAAAAAGGTAGCACGACTGCAATAATTGGCCGTTCTGGATTAGGAAAAACTACTCTTGTTAAATTAATATTAGGGATTACCAGTTTAAATGAGGGGGATATCTTAGTCTGTGGTAGTTCCATTTTAGATATGAAAAATTTGAGTAAGGTAAGGCGTAGGAATATTGGCTGTGTCTTCCAAAACTTTAATTTGATTTCAGGTTTCACGGTGAAAGAGAATATTCTACTTCCAAGATATTTTTTTGAAAATGGAGAGAATAACATTAACGAAATTTGTAACACTCTAGGCCTTTCAAAGGAAATATTAAGTAAGAGTATTGATAAGATTAGTGGAGGTGAAAATCAAAGAGTTGCTTTGGCAAGAGCTCTTATTAACAATCCAGAAATATTGATAGCGGATGAACCTACCGGTAATTTAGACGCTGATAACGAACAAAATATAATAGAATTGTTGAAGCGGATCAATGAGGAGTTAGGTATCACGATTATAACAGTAACTCATAGTGATAAAGTGGCCAATAGTATGCAGTCTATTTGCACAGTTGTAGATGGCAAAATTGAGTACGTAAGGAGATGA